The following nucleotide sequence is from Mesotoga infera.
TTCGATCGATTAACTTTGCATTGAAAAGCATGGCATCAACAATTTGAGTTTTACCAGACCCGTGGTGCCCAATGAGTGTAATGTCTCTTTTGGCATCGATCGGAATCTTGTCCATATCTGACCACCTCCAAATCTATTTCAGTCTATTTACGCGACCCAGTTATAATTACAGGCAGAGAAGGCACTCCTGAAGAAGGTGAGTTGATTATTTCACCATTCACAGACATCACGGAAGACTTCCCACCATCCAGACACATCAAGGAAAAGAATCCTTTGTCTTTGAAAAATTCTATCATCTCTTTGAAAGTTAAGCCATAGCTGCTTTGCTGGTAGCCGTCGATCACTATAAAAACAACTTCTCCAGTCACTTTTACTCCAACAAGTGTTCTTGGAGCTCTGACATCAAGAAGCGACGCTGAATAGTAGTTTCTCTCGTAATCAGTGACGGGCCTGCCATCATGTATGATCATTGGTCCGCCTTCGACGGCTCCCGTTATCCTCTCACCGTAGGAATTCAGTAGCTCCAGCGAAACTGATCTACCCACGGAGGCCGAATCCGATATCTTCTGAAGCGATGAAGGCGAAAGAACAAGAACATCCGAACCCTTCTCCACTCCAGAAACATAACCCTTGCTAATTATTCTACTGTCTTTTATCGAAAGGTAAACGAAGTCGTCAAATTCAGGGATACCGTTACGGTATTCGTCGGTGTACAAAACCGCCTCTCCTCTGTACGGAGAATTGACCCCCGTTATCTGAACAAAGCAATCATCAAATCTTGCCAGATAGATTATATCCATCCTGGAAACGTGGACTCTGCCATCTTCAGTGAAGTAAATTGCCGGTCTGCCAAGAGTGGGGAGTCCGAGGACCTTTCCATCTCTCACAAGAAGACCGATAGGGAGATTCTGATTCTGATCGAAATAACCACCGTTAATCATTATCTGCGCACCGCTTCTTCTGAGAGTGTCGGTTGCCTTTTCCAGTCCTGAGACTCTGTCATTTGCAAGCTCAATTTCGAAAGAGAACTTTGCACTGTTCATTTCGAGGAAGGACATCATGAATTTCTGACCGCCCGCATAGGATTCGAATATGTTCAGATCAAAATCAAGACTGGTTTCCTGCTGCAGAGTCCTTCCAATTCCACTCTTTCCCCTAAGAATCAGCGTTCTTCCCTTTATCTCATACTCGACATCGGGCCACGGTTTTTCAGCGGATATCTTCACGAAACCCCTTCCCGTGGTCACAGTCATCCCATCATATACCAGGAAAGGATCAATCTTCGCAGGTCTTAGGGTCACGGCCAACGAACCGCTTCCAGTCCACCATATCGTGAAAAAATCCGGAAGTATATCTCTGTCCAGTGTTATCGATATTGAATCCAGACGATTCTCAATGCTCTTGATAGTAAGAGGCTGAGCGTAAAGTATCAGCGCCTCGCTTTCGCTGAAAAAAGACTTATCGGTTATTGCCCCAAGCAATTCTGCGTTGATGTGAACCTTGTCGTCTTTAATAATCAGTGAGTTTTCAAATTCGCTCCCAAATTCAACCGTAGCCCTCTGATTCTCATGAGAGAGAGAGACGATAATCCCCGAAGGAAGAATCATTATTGTCTCTTCCTGACGAAGAGACTGAGAAACAACCACGCCCCTTATAAGCTCTCCGATTATTTCCAGCTTAACGAAATCCATAGACCGCTCAGTAACTACTGCATCAGCAAATACCCTCGTCTGTCCTCTCTCGTCGAGATAAATCAAATTCTTTGCTGAAGAAACAAACGAAAGAAATAGGAAAAAAATCATGAAAATTCGCCTCATTGAATGCACTCCTTAAAGCACTTCGTAGACTATTGGTGGAGGTGTGGACTTCTGTTCTGAAAGAACAAAGCTCTTTCTAATCGCTTCGATCTCCTTCTCAATGATATTTTCATTATTAGCATGAATCATAGCGATGGGCTCGCCCTCTTGGACTCTATCTCCAATCTTCTTCAATACCTCCAGGCCTACGGAAGGATCCACGACATCTTCCTTTTTCTCTCTTCCAGCACCCAGCCTCATACAGACAAGCCCTATCGACTCAGCATCGACAGACCTTACATACCCATTAAAACTGGATCTGACTTCCTTCACAAAAGCGGCTCTTTTGAAATATGTGTCATACCGCTCCGAAAAACCTTCAGGCCCACCTTGAGCACTGACAAACTCATCGAACTTGCTTATCGCTTTTCCAGAGACAATTAGGTGATCAACAACCTCTTCGGCATCCTTACCACTTGCAGCTCCCCCGATTACTAGCATCTGACCGGCAATAACTCTGCAAAGGTGACTGAAGTCATCAGGACCGGCTCCCTTAAGTGTCTCTATGGCTTCGACGACTTCCATGGAGTTGCCGACAGCGATCCCCAAAGGCTGGTTCATATCACTTATTACAGCCTTTGTGGTCCTCCCCTTCCTCTTTCCAATATCAATCATTGCAACTGCAAGTTCTCTGGCTTCCTCAAGATACTTCATGAAGGCGCCTGTTCCAATTTTGACGTCAAGGAGTATTCCATCTGAATCAACAGCGAGTTTCTTGCTCATTATACTTGAGGCAATAAGCGAAATCTCGTCAACTGTCGCAGTAACGTCTCTCAAGGCGTATAGCTTCTTGTCTGCTACCGCGACCTGTGCAGTCTGACCGGCCAATGCAATTCCAATCTTCTCGGACTGCTGCTCAAACTCCTCAATACTCAGTGAGGTCACAAACCCGGGAATTGACTCAAGTTTATCAATAGTTCCCCCTGTATGGCCCAGACCTCTTCCTGATAACTTGGCGAAGACCAGACCCGCAGCTGCAACAATGGGTCCAACAACCAGTGTGACTTTGTCCCCGACACCGCCAGTAGAGTGCTTATCCACTTTCATCCCATTAATTGAAGAAAGCTGAATCTTCTCGCCGGAATCAATCATTATTTCTGTCAAATGGAATCTCTCTTCTGAATTAAGGTGGTTGAAATACACTGCCATTAACCATGCTGCCATTTGATAATCGGGCACATCGCCACGGACAAAGCCCCTTATTAGAGAACAAAGCTCTTCCTTTGTGTTCGGGAGACCGTTTCGCTTTTTCATGATTATGTCGTATGTCCTCATTCAAACACCTTCTTAAGTGGTAGCTTAACCTTTATAATTGTCCCCGTTCCATATTCACTCTCAAGGGAAATCGTGCCTCCATGTTTCTCGATGATGAACCGCGTAATTGCCAGTCCCAAGCCTGTACCGCCCATTTTTCTAGATCGTGCCTTATCCACTCTATAGAAGCGCTCGAAAATATGCTTTAAAGAATCTTCAGGTATTCCAACTCCAGTATCTTCTACTTCTATCATGGCATAGTTGTTCTGCGCAAAAGCTCTCAGCCAGATCTCTCTCGGCCCGTGTTCCTTTGCAAAAGTATACTTGACGGCGTTATCAATCAGATTTAGAAGAAGTTGTACGAGCCTGTCAAAATCACCCTCTACAAAGATTCCCTCCTCCATGTCAACATTTACAGAGACATCTTTCTCGTTTGCGAGCGGTTCAACAATCCTCATGACATACTTGACTACTTCTCCAAGTTCGACATCCTCCTTACTGAAAGAGGCTTCGCCAGATTCAAGCTTCTCCAGATCAAGCAAGTCGTTGATCAATCTCGTCATTCTGGCAGATTCGTTTTCGATAATTGACAGAAACCTGTAGACCGTCTCTTTGTCTTCCAGATCATCTTCAGCAAGCGTTTCAGCATACCCATGAATTGATGTCAGCGGTGTCCTGAGTTCGTGAGAAACGTTGGCAACAAAGTCTCTTCTCATTGCCTCTACTTCCTTTTCTTTAGTTATATCTCTCAAGAGTATGAGGTATCTAACAGAATTTTTGAGAGGCACTCTCATTATTTTGCACTCTCTTATTGTTCTCTTGGGATAGTATATAGTTATCTCGGATTCCTGGTTTTCCTGAGTTCTAACCGAATCTTCAAACAAATCACCGATGTAGTAGTTTTCTATCCCTTCGCTTATTTTTCTTCCAACAATTTGCTTGCTTGATAGCTCTTGTGCGGCTTTGTTTGCGTATTCTATCTT
It contains:
- a CDS encoding phosphodiester glycosidase family protein, with protein sequence MRRIFMIFFLFLSFVSSAKNLIYLDERGQTRVFADAVVTERSMDFVKLEIIGELIRGVVVSQSLRQEETIMILPSGIIVSLSHENQRATVEFGSEFENSLIIKDDKVHINAELLGAITDKSFFSESEALILYAQPLTIKSIENRLDSISITLDRDILPDFFTIWWTGSGSLAVTLRPAKIDPFLVYDGMTVTTGRGFVKISAEKPWPDVEYEIKGRTLILRGKSGIGRTLQQETSLDFDLNIFESYAGGQKFMMSFLEMNSAKFSFEIELANDRVSGLEKATDTLRRSGAQIMINGGYFDQNQNLPIGLLVRDGKVLGLPTLGRPAIYFTEDGRVHVSRMDIIYLARFDDCFVQITGVNSPYRGEAVLYTDEYRNGIPEFDDFVYLSIKDSRIISKGYVSGVEKGSDVLVLSPSSLQKISDSASVGRSVSLELLNSYGERITGAVEGGPMIIHDGRPVTDYERNYYSASLLDVRAPRTLVGVKVTGEVVFIVIDGYQQSSYGLTFKEMIEFFKDKGFFSLMCLDGGKSSVMSVNGEIINSPSSGVPSLPVIITGSRK
- a CDS encoding thymidine phosphorylase, with the translated sequence MRTYDIIMKKRNGLPNTKEELCSLIRGFVRGDVPDYQMAAWLMAVYFNHLNSEERFHLTEIMIDSGEKIQLSSINGMKVDKHSTGGVGDKVTLVVGPIVAAAGLVFAKLSGRGLGHTGGTIDKLESIPGFVTSLSIEEFEQQSEKIGIALAGQTAQVAVADKKLYALRDVTATVDEISLIASSIMSKKLAVDSDGILLDVKIGTGAFMKYLEEARELAVAMIDIGKRKGRTTKAVISDMNQPLGIAVGNSMEVVEAIETLKGAGPDDFSHLCRVIAGQMLVIGGAASGKDAEEVVDHLIVSGKAISKFDEFVSAQGGPEGFSERYDTYFKRAAFVKEVRSSFNGYVRSVDAESIGLVCMRLGAGREKKEDVVDPSVGLEVLKKIGDRVQEGEPIAMIHANNENIIEKEIEAIRKSFVLSEQKSTPPPIVYEVL
- a CDS encoding PAS domain-containing protein — translated: MLYAVLATVAVMAFLFLILFKREKQKNERLEAAKRRFADLVEVPRSAEFIFIYKKVQQLVSKIEEDMSSLNARIENLVTIFDNLSDAFLIVVEDGKIEYANKAAQELSSKQIVGRKISEGIENYYIGDLFEDSVRTQENQESEITIYYPKRTIRECKIMRVPLKNSVRYLILLRDITKEKEVEAMRRDFVANVSHELRTPLTSIHGYAETLAEDDLEDKETVYRFLSIIENESARMTRLINDLLDLEKLESGEASFSKEDVELGEVVKYVMRIVEPLANEKDVSVNVDMEEGIFVEGDFDRLVQLLLNLIDNAVKYTFAKEHGPREIWLRAFAQNNYAMIEVEDTGVGIPEDSLKHIFERFYRVDKARSRKMGGTGLGLAITRFIIEKHGGTISLESEYGTGTIIKVKLPLKKVFE